A portion of the Deinococcus peraridilitoris DSM 19664 genome contains these proteins:
- a CDS encoding thymidine phosphorylase translates to MTIPDLIQKKRDGQEHSRDDLERLIGGYTAGSVPDYQVAAWLMAVYLRGMSARETADLTEVMAESGDLLDLSALPDTVDKHSTGGVGDKTSLVLAPMLAALGLTVAKMSGRGLAHTGGTIDKLESIPGWQDQLSEEAFLRQAREVGLALVGQSKNLAPADGLLYALRDVTATVDSVPLIASSIMSKKLAAGARTIVLDVKVGAGAFMKTLEDAEILARAMVDIGRHAGRQVRALLTDMETPLGHLAGNSLEVQEAIATLRGEGPEDLRDLCLALAEEALQAHGTGPDEARARAREVIENGAALGKLREFVAVQGGDPRFVDDPALLDVAPGRLEITAQQAGYLDEIDALAVGRAVLLLGGGREQKGEAIDHGVGVELPFKPGAAVQPGDVLARLYHREHGVEHAAQLLRAGLRVTPTRREPPPLVLGRVH, encoded by the coding sequence ATGACGATTCCGGACCTGATTCAAAAAAAGCGCGACGGACAGGAGCATTCCCGTGACGACCTCGAACGGCTGATCGGTGGATACACGGCGGGGAGCGTGCCTGACTATCAGGTGGCCGCCTGGCTGATGGCGGTGTACCTGCGCGGGATGAGCGCACGTGAAACCGCCGACCTGACCGAGGTCATGGCGGAAAGCGGCGACCTGCTCGATCTGAGCGCCCTGCCGGATACGGTGGACAAGCACTCAACCGGCGGGGTGGGGGACAAGACCAGCCTGGTGCTGGCCCCCATGCTGGCCGCGCTGGGCCTGACGGTCGCCAAGATGAGCGGACGCGGACTGGCGCATACCGGCGGAACCATCGACAAACTGGAGAGCATTCCCGGTTGGCAGGACCAGCTGAGCGAGGAAGCGTTTCTGCGCCAGGCGCGTGAAGTGGGCCTGGCGCTCGTGGGGCAGAGCAAAAACCTCGCCCCGGCAGACGGGTTGCTGTACGCGCTGCGCGATGTTACCGCGACCGTCGACAGTGTGCCCCTGATCGCGTCGAGCATCATGAGCAAGAAACTGGCGGCGGGCGCCAGAACCATCGTGCTGGATGTCAAGGTGGGGGCTGGCGCTTTCATGAAGACCCTGGAGGACGCCGAGATCCTGGCGCGCGCCATGGTCGACATCGGCCGCCATGCCGGGCGCCAGGTACGCGCGCTGCTGACCGACATGGAAACCCCCTTGGGCCACCTGGCCGGCAACAGCCTGGAAGTGCAGGAAGCGATTGCCACCCTGCGCGGCGAAGGTCCGGAGGATCTGCGAGATCTGTGCCTGGCGCTGGCCGAGGAAGCCTTGCAGGCCCACGGCACTGGACCCGACGAGGCCCGCGCGCGTGCCCGGGAAGTTATCGAGAACGGCGCAGCCCTCGGGAAACTGCGCGAATTTGTCGCTGTGCAGGGCGGAGACCCCCGCTTCGTGGACGATCCGGCGCTGCTCGACGTGGCGCCGGGTCGTCTGGAGATCACGGCCCAGCAGGCCGGGTATCTTGACGAGATCGACGCGCTGGCTGTCGGGCGGGCGGTGCTGCTGCTGGGCGGTGGACGCGAGCAGAAAGGGGAGGCCATCGATCATGGCGTGGGTGTCGAGCTGCCCTTCAAGCCGGGAGCGGCCGTGCAGCCAGGCGACGTGCTGGCGCGCCTGTATCACCGTGAACACGGCGTGGAGCACGCCGCGCAGCTGCTGCGCGCAGGGCTGCGCGTGACGCCCACGCGCCGTGAGCCCCCCCCGCTGGTGTTGGGCCGCGTTCATTGA